A window of Desulfobacteraceae bacterium contains these coding sequences:
- a CDS encoding YeeE/YedE family protein, which produces MKQRDGGWSPYLAGALSGVVGVLSVWFAGQFLGASTSFVRTAGMIEQLFGPERVAQMAYFVKTVPKIDWQWMFMVGILLGSAIAAVTSGAFKLQAVPDMWAARFGRGSTARRALVAFVGGVVAMFGARLADG; this is translated from the coding sequence ATGAAGCAGCGGGATGGCGGCTGGAGCCCCTATCTGGCAGGGGCATTGAGTGGTGTGGTGGGCGTTTTGTCGGTCTGGTTCGCCGGGCAATTTTTGGGTGCATCCACCTCATTTGTGCGCACTGCCGGTATGATCGAGCAGCTTTTCGGACCGGAGCGGGTGGCTCAGATGGCCTATTTCGTCAAGACCGTGCCCAAGATCGACTGGCAGTGGATGTTCATGGTGGGTATTTTGCTCGGGTCGGCCATCGCGGCGGTCACCTCGGGCGCATTCAAGCTGCAGGCCGTTCCCGATATGTGGGCTGCGCGCTTTGGCCGCGGCAGCACCGCCCGGCGTGCTCTCGTGGCCTTTGTGGGCGGCGTGGTGGCGATGTTCGGGGCGCGCCTGGCCGATGGGTGA
- a CDS encoding YeeE/YedE family protein: MKMLVYGLVTGLLFGFLLQKGRVLRYDKQLGALRLLDMTIVKFMLSSVMVGMVGVYLLHDLGLAKLSIKATVLGPVIIGGLVFGIGWGLLGYCPGTSMGALGEGRWDAVWGILGMIVGAGLFAEAYPALKQTVYTWGDFGRITMPEVLGINHWVIIPLFIAGALLLFRWLEKKGL, translated from the coding sequence ATGAAGATGCTTGTCTACGGGCTGGTGACCGGTCTGCTCTTCGGTTTTTTGCTCCAGAAGGGGCGTGTCCTGCGCTATGATAAACAACTCGGCGCCCTGCGTCTGCTGGACATGACCATCGTCAAATTCATGCTCTCCAGTGTGATGGTCGGGATGGTGGGGGTTTATCTTCTCCATGACCTGGGTCTTGCCAAGCTCTCCATCAAGGCCACGGTCTTGGGGCCCGTCATCATCGGCGGCCTTGTGTTCGGTATCGGCTGGGGCCTTTTAGGGTATTGCCCGGGAACCTCCATGGGCGCCCTGGGCGAAGGCCGCTGGGATGCGGTCTGGGGGATTTTGGGGATGATCGTGGGGGCCGGCCTGTTTGCCGAAGCCTACCCCGCGTTGAAGCAAACGGTTTACACCTGGGGGGATTTTGGGCGCATCACCATGCCCGAGGTTCTCGGCATCAACCACTGGGTCATCATTCCGCTTTTCATCGCAGGCGCCTTGCTGCTCTTCCGGTGGCTGGAAAAAAAGGGACTGTAG
- a CDS encoding sigma 54-interacting transcriptional regulator, with amino-acid sequence MDFKDTNDMSSPQRTRPEIPPDAGADCAASVFAASHPLAERIKELNCLYGISNLLENHGVSLSWIMQRAVELIPAAWQYPQNACARILLDGQEYTSRNFKTTPWRQSTTIILNDQPVGGVDVFYLEAPPENPAGPFLEEEQRLLRAIGERLSKVLWLKRSEEALKESEARYRVLTEQVAEGVALVQDGRFRYVNPAFCGMFNVPLAEALIGGLVSAPAVGAADDIACLYAGSAADDPTTRVENVHRLARDGATCWIQVCHSPITLKGLPALLSTFKDITEIKEQQVAAEKMADLLDRENRVLRASLSDRYRLGEILGRSAAMQTVYELILKAAATDASVAIFGESGTGKELVARAIHDHSHRKKARFVAVNCGAIQETLFEREFFGHRKGAFSSAHADSPGYLDMAAGGTLFLDEVGDLTPGMQAKLLRAIEGGGYRPVGGTEAILSDFRIISASNAPLADRVVKGEMRDDFFYRIQVIQIQLPPLRERRQDIPLLVEHFLRKMRPPADSIRIAGPIMDALMDYDWPGNVRELRNVLQRYATLGQLEFLSPGQQPSTAPITAALDLREAVQQLEKSLILRALREAGGNRTKAARLLGISRRALFRKITAP; translated from the coding sequence ATGGATTTCAAAGACACCAATGATATGTCATCCCCGCAGCGAACCCGGCCGGAAATTCCGCCGGATGCAGGCGCCGACTGCGCTGCGTCCGTTTTTGCGGCCTCCCATCCGCTTGCCGAGCGCATCAAAGAACTCAATTGCCTTTACGGCATCTCAAATCTGCTGGAAAATCACGGGGTATCCCTTTCCTGGATCATGCAGCGGGCCGTTGAACTAATACCGGCGGCCTGGCAGTATCCCCAAAACGCCTGTGCGCGAATCCTTCTGGACGGCCAGGAATACACCTCCCGAAATTTCAAGACCACCCCTTGGCGTCAAAGTACCACGATCATACTCAACGACCAGCCCGTCGGGGGAGTGGATGTTTTCTACCTTGAGGCGCCTCCTGAAAACCCTGCGGGCCCGTTTCTGGAGGAGGAGCAAAGGCTGCTTAGGGCCATCGGGGAACGCTTGAGTAAAGTACTCTGGCTGAAGCGCTCAGAAGAAGCCCTGAAAGAAAGCGAAGCCCGCTACAGGGTGCTCACCGAGCAGGTCGCCGAAGGGGTCGCGCTGGTTCAGGATGGGCGCTTCCGCTATGTCAACCCGGCGTTTTGCGGGATGTTCAACGTCCCGCTGGCGGAGGCCCTGATCGGTGGGCTTGTGAGCGCCCCGGCAGTCGGTGCAGCCGATGACATTGCCTGCCTGTACGCCGGCTCTGCGGCAGATGACCCCACGACCCGGGTGGAGAACGTGCACCGCTTGGCCCGGGATGGCGCCACTTGCTGGATTCAGGTCTGCCACAGTCCCATCACCCTGAAAGGCCTGCCGGCACTGCTCTCCACATTCAAGGACATCACCGAGATCAAGGAGCAGCAGGTGGCCGCAGAGAAGATGGCCGACCTGTTGGACCGCGAAAACCGCGTGTTGCGCGCCTCGTTGAGCGATCGCTACCGGCTTGGAGAAATCCTGGGCCGCTCGGCGGCCATGCAAACGGTCTACGAGCTGATTCTGAAAGCGGCCGCAACCGATGCCAGTGTCGCAATTTTCGGCGAATCCGGGACCGGCAAAGAGCTTGTGGCCCGTGCGATCCACGACCACAGCCACCGCAAAAAGGCGCGCTTTGTGGCGGTCAACTGTGGGGCCATCCAGGAGACCCTTTTCGAACGCGAATTTTTCGGCCATCGCAAGGGGGCCTTTTCAAGCGCCCACGCCGATTCCCCGGGCTACCTGGATATGGCCGCGGGCGGAACCCTGTTTCTCGATGAGGTCGGGGATCTGACCCCCGGTATGCAAGCCAAGCTCCTGCGGGCGATCGAGGGCGGCGGCTATCGGCCGGTAGGCGGAACGGAGGCCATTTTGTCCGATTTCCGCATCATATCGGCCTCAAATGCCCCACTGGCCGACAGGGTTGTCAAAGGCGAGATGCGCGATGATTTTTTCTACCGGATCCAGGTGATCCAGATCCAGCTGCCCCCCTTGCGCGAGCGGCGCCAGGACATCCCCCTGCTGGTGGAGCATTTTTTGCGCAAGATGCGGCCGCCCGCTGATTCCATCAGGATCGCCGGACCCATCATGGACGCCTTGATGGACTACGACTGGCCCGGCAATGTCCGCGAGCTGCGCAACGTCCTGCAGCGTTACGCCACCCTCGGCCAGCTTGAGTTTCTCTCCCCGGGCCAACAGCCTTCAACGGCCCCCATCACAGCCGCCCTTGATCTGCGCGAAGCCGTCCAGCAGCTGGAAAAGTCCTTGATTTTACGAGCTCTTCGAGAAGCAGGCGGGAACCGCACCAAAGCCGCCAGATTACTGGGCATATCCCGCCGCGCCCTTTTCCGCAAAATAACCGCCCCATGA
- a CDS encoding NAD(P) transhydrogenase subunit alpha has product MRIGIPREILPEEKRVAATPETVLKYIQMGFSVAVESAAGEGVGRSDEEYQNAGAVIISDVQKLFSDSDIILKVKQPVFNDAIDRHEARMLKDGSILITFLHPAAHGNHDMVRVLRDKNITAFTMDGIPRIPRAQRMDALSSMSTVTGYKAVLVAANRLPKFVPMITTAIGTVKPAQFLVVGAGVVGLQAIATAKRLGGVVKALDIRKEACTQAESLGAKVAPFDIPQELAVGKGGYAKSLEAEWLEIERNVMKPLLEEADVVVLSALVPGEVAPILITAEMVRVMKRDAVIMDIAIDQGGNCAATEPGEFVQKEGVHICGIQNIPGRMAVHASWLYANNMYHYVANLFKNGVGTLDLDDEIAKESLVTYQGKIVFEGALKAMGFHYVQ; this is encoded by the coding sequence ATGCGAATCGGAATACCCAGAGAAATACTGCCGGAAGAAAAAAGAGTCGCCGCCACCCCCGAGACGGTCCTAAAGTATATCCAGATGGGTTTCAGCGTGGCGGTCGAATCCGCAGCGGGGGAGGGCGTCGGAAGAAGCGATGAAGAATACCAAAATGCGGGGGCGGTCATAATCTCCGATGTTCAAAAACTTTTTTCCGATTCGGACATCATCTTAAAAGTCAAACAACCGGTCTTCAACGATGCCATTGATCGGCACGAAGCCCGGATGCTCAAAGACGGCAGTATTCTGATCACCTTTCTGCACCCGGCAGCGCATGGTAATCACGACATGGTCCGCGTGCTGCGGGATAAGAACATCACCGCCTTCACCATGGATGGCATTCCGCGCATTCCCAGGGCCCAGAGAATGGATGCCTTGTCTTCGATGAGCACCGTCACCGGCTACAAGGCTGTGCTGGTGGCCGCCAATCGCCTGCCCAAGTTCGTGCCCATGATCACCACCGCCATCGGCACCGTCAAGCCGGCCCAATTCTTGGTCGTCGGCGCGGGGGTTGTCGGCCTTCAGGCGATTGCCACCGCCAAACGGTTGGGAGGGGTCGTCAAGGCCCTGGATATTCGCAAAGAAGCCTGCACCCAGGCCGAAAGTCTGGGGGCCAAAGTGGCGCCATTCGATATTCCCCAAGAACTGGCGGTGGGCAAAGGCGGGTATGCAAAGTCCCTGGAAGCCGAATGGCTGGAAATCGAGCGCAATGTGATGAAGCCCTTGCTAGAGGAGGCTGACGTTGTGGTCCTCAGCGCCCTGGTGCCAGGTGAGGTCGCACCGATTCTGATCACCGCGGAAATGGTGCGGGTGATGAAGCGGGATGCGGTGATCATGGATATCGCCATCGATCAGGGGGGCAACTGTGCGGCCACGGAGCCTGGGGAGTTTGTTCAAAAAGAAGGCGTCCACATTTGCGGCATCCAGAACATTCCGGGCAGAATGGCCGTCCATGCCAGTTGGTTGTACGCCAACAACATGTACCACTATGTGGCCAATCTTTTCAAAAACGGAGTGGGCACCCTCGATTTGGATGACGAAATCGCCAAGGAATCCCTTGTGACCTACCAGGGTAAAATTGTTTTTGAAGGCGCCCTTAAGGCGATGGGTTTTCATTACGTGCAGTGA
- a CDS encoding NAD(P) transhydrogenase subunit alpha: protein MENLLFLSGVFLFYFFVAYVLISRVPTLLHTPLMSMTNAVSAVTLLGALILFSVPTTAVERILAGLAIVAAAFNVVGGFAITDRMLRLFKEKEAETETR from the coding sequence ATGGAAAATCTTTTGTTTTTGAGCGGGGTTTTTCTTTTCTACTTTTTTGTCGCCTATGTCCTGATCTCCCGCGTTCCAACCCTCCTGCACACCCCCTTGATGTCCATGACGAATGCTGTTTCCGCCGTTACCCTGCTGGGCGCCCTGATTCTGTTTTCGGTTCCGACGACCGCGGTTGAAAGGATTCTTGCCGGCCTCGCCATTGTGGCCGCGGCCTTCAATGTCGTCGGCGGGTTTGCCATTACGGATCGCATGCTCAGGCTCTTCAAAGAAAAAGAGGCCGAGACCGAGACCCGATGA
- a CDS encoding NAD(P)(+) transhydrogenase (Re/Si-specific) subunit beta, with translation MTETRYVLDLVLDLVVIAFLAIGIWQFRTPRGAKFGNLTAAFALLCAFVLVLWRSGVVDPATVVISLLIGSAGGYAVARAVSMIQIPAMVAVQNGAGGMAAVLVSLVELMRRADSLEFVNEFSGVLGLAIGALTFSGSMVAAAKLAGKMRQPPQVLPAHGVLVLATLVAMAAIGLWSLNVPIVVRLYLLIFQIVLAAVFGVLFSIRIGGADMPVLISFLNANTGLAAALCGMVIGNQLLIAFGATVAASGSILTHLMCRAMNRNLLRIFVPDSRQPKIVAQGRTEPAAAGLPNPPVSPADSQRADGSKLEQALAVLSDAKKIIIVPGYGMALAQAQGELVALANKLAEMGKRVRYAIHPVAGRMPGHMNVLLAEAGVDYDLLVEMEEINPEFQATDLALVVGACDVVNPAAIDVPGTPITGMPILLTHEARHVTCCNYDDQPGYSGVKNPLYEKPHTLLLTGDAKETLHRILEALTDEKPVIVHPAAVAAGDVLAAACDALLYAKTVVIVPGYGMALAQAQFKVAALAAMLAKRGAAVKFAIHPVAGRMPGHMNVILAEAEVDYENLLEMDTVNPMFEETDVALIFGACDVVNPAAIDVPGTPISGMPILMAHAAKTVIVCNLDSKPGYSGVDNPLYESPKTILLLGDAQKTASKLISALEALHA, from the coding sequence ATGACCGAGACCCGTTACGTCCTCGATCTGGTTCTGGACCTGGTGGTGATCGCCTTTCTGGCTATCGGGATCTGGCAATTTCGGACGCCCCGTGGCGCTAAATTCGGCAACCTGACGGCGGCATTTGCGCTGTTGTGCGCATTTGTCCTGGTTTTGTGGCGCAGCGGAGTTGTCGACCCGGCAACGGTGGTGATCTCGCTGCTGATCGGCAGCGCAGGCGGATATGCCGTGGCCAGGGCGGTCAGCATGATTCAGATTCCCGCCATGGTGGCGGTGCAAAATGGCGCCGGCGGCATGGCGGCCGTTTTGGTGTCACTGGTGGAACTGATGCGCCGGGCCGATTCCCTGGAATTTGTGAACGAATTTTCGGGGGTCCTGGGATTGGCCATCGGTGCCCTGACCTTCAGCGGCAGCATGGTGGCAGCGGCCAAACTGGCGGGTAAGATGCGGCAGCCCCCCCAGGTGCTGCCCGCTCACGGCGTGCTGGTGCTCGCCACGCTGGTCGCCATGGCGGCCATCGGCCTGTGGTCGCTCAATGTGCCGATTGTGGTCAGATTGTACCTGCTGATTTTCCAGATCGTACTTGCGGCCGTCTTTGGGGTACTGTTTTCGATTCGCATCGGCGGCGCGGACATGCCGGTCTTGATTTCATTTTTAAACGCCAACACGGGGTTGGCGGCGGCGCTCTGCGGGATGGTGATCGGAAATCAGCTGCTGATCGCCTTCGGCGCCACCGTGGCGGCCTCCGGCTCGATCCTAACCCACCTGATGTGCCGGGCGATGAATCGCAATCTTTTGCGAATATTCGTTCCCGACAGCCGTCAACCGAAAATCGTTGCCCAAGGTCGAACCGAACCAGCGGCGGCCGGTTTGCCAAACCCACCGGTTTCCCCCGCCGACAGTCAGCGCGCCGACGGCTCAAAGCTGGAGCAAGCGCTTGCCGTTCTGAGCGATGCCAAAAAAATCATCATTGTCCCGGGCTACGGCATGGCGCTCGCCCAGGCCCAAGGGGAGTTGGTGGCCTTGGCCAATAAATTGGCCGAGATGGGCAAGCGGGTCAGATACGCGATTCACCCGGTGGCGGGGAGAATGCCCGGACACATGAATGTGCTGCTGGCCGAAGCCGGGGTCGACTACGATCTTCTGGTGGAGATGGAGGAGATCAACCCCGAGTTCCAGGCCACCGATCTGGCGCTGGTCGTCGGGGCCTGCGACGTGGTCAACCCGGCGGCCATCGATGTGCCGGGCACCCCCATCACGGGCATGCCGATCCTGCTGACCCATGAAGCGCGACATGTCACTTGCTGCAATTACGATGACCAGCCCGGCTATTCGGGGGTCAAAAACCCGCTCTATGAGAAACCCCACACGCTCCTGCTGACGGGTGATGCCAAGGAAACCCTCCACCGCATTTTGGAGGCCCTGACAGATGAAAAGCCCGTGATTGTTCACCCCGCTGCGGTGGCCGCCGGGGATGTTCTGGCCGCCGCGTGCGACGCCCTCTTATACGCCAAAACGGTGGTGATCGTTCCCGGTTACGGGATGGCCCTGGCCCAGGCGCAATTCAAAGTCGCGGCATTGGCGGCGATGCTTGCAAAGCGGGGCGCCGCTGTCAAATTCGCCATCCACCCCGTGGCGGGGCGGATGCCCGGCCACATGAACGTCATCCTGGCCGAGGCCGAGGTGGATTACGAAAACCTGCTGGAAATGGACACCGTCAACCCTATGTTTGAAGAAACCGACGTGGCGCTGATCTTCGGGGCCTGCGACGTGGTTAACCCCGCGGCCATCGATGTGCCGGGTACCCCGATTTCCGGCATGCCGATCCTGATGGCGCACGCGGCCAAGACCGTTATCGTCTGCAACTTGGATTCGAAGCCCGGTTATTCGGGCGTTGACAATCCCCTTTACGAAAGCCCAAAAACCATTCTGCTCTTGGGTGATGCCCAAAAGACGGCCAGTAAGCTGATCTCTGCGCTGGAGGCGCTGCATGCCTGA